One genomic window of Arachis hypogaea cultivar Tifrunner chromosome 8, arahy.Tifrunner.gnm2.J5K5, whole genome shotgun sequence includes the following:
- the LOC112708254 gene encoding microtubule-associated protein RP/EB family member 1A isoform X1, with product MATSIGIMDSAYFVGRNDILTWINNRLQLNLSRIEEAASGAVQCQIMDMTYPGVVPMHKVNFDAKTEYDMIQNYKILQEVFNKLKIDKHIEVNRLVKGRPLDNLEFLQWLKRYCDSVNGGIMNENYNPVERRCKGGKGGNSKILKSSKYLQTSAIYNTGSGDMLGPNRISVPKQSKSSRGAGGPNSSEIEALSKQVTDLNLSMDLLEKERDFYFAKLRDIEILCQAAEVENDPMSVAIRKILYATDTKESALDEAQDYLNENFNAADDEEEAEAADEEAAAKEETKA from the exons ATGGCGACGAGTATCGGCATTATGGATAGCGCTTATTTTGTCGGCAGAAACGATATTCTCACTTGGATCAACAACCGCCTTCAACTTAACCTCTCTCGCATTGAGGAA GCTGCATCTGGAGCTGTACAATGTCAGATAATGGATATGACATATCCAGGGGTTGTTCCAATGCACAAG GTGAATTTTGACGCAAAGACAGAATATGATATGATTCAGAATTACAAAATTCTGCAGGAAGTGTTCAACAAGCTGAAAATTGATAAA CATATTGAAGTTAACAGGCTAGTTAAAGGTCGACCTTTGGACAACTTAGAGTTTCTACAATGGCTGAAACGATACTGCGATTCTGTGAATGGCGGCATTATGAATGA GAATTATAATCCTGTGGAGCGTAGGTGTAAGGGTGGAAAGGGTGGAAATTCTAAAATTCTGAAGAGCTCAAAATACCTACAAACAAGTGCTATCTATAATACTGGTTCAGGCGATATGCTGGGTCCCAATAGAATCTCTG TTCCCAAGCAATCAAAGTCAAGCAGAGGAGCAGGTGGGCCTAATTCTTCAGAAATTGAAGCATTGTCTAAGCag GTTACTGATCTCAATCTCTCGATGGATCTCTTGGAAAAAGAAAGAGACTTTTACTTTGCAAAACTAAGGGATATAGAAATTCTTTGTCAAGCTGCCGAAGTGGAGAATGATCCT ATGTCTGTAGCAATTAGGAAGATTTTGTATGCTACTGATACAAAGGAATCAGCACTAGATGAAGCCCAGGATTACCTTAACGAAAACTTCAATGCTGCTGACGATGAAGAGGAAGCTGAAGCTGCAGATGAAGAAGCTGCAGCTAAGGAAGAAACCAAAGCCTGA
- the LOC112708254 gene encoding microtubule-associated protein RP/EB family member 1A isoform X2: MDMTYPGVVPMHKVNFDAKTEYDMIQNYKILQEVFNKLKIDKHIEVNRLVKGRPLDNLEFLQWLKRYCDSVNGGIMNENYNPVERRCKGGKGGNSKILKSSKYLQTSAIYNTGSGDMLGPNRISVPKQSKSSRGAGGPNSSEIEALSKQVTDLNLSMDLLEKERDFYFAKLRDIEILCQAAEVENDPMSVAIRKILYATDTKESALDEAQDYLNENFNAADDEEEAEAADEEAAAKEETKA; the protein is encoded by the exons ATGGATATGACATATCCAGGGGTTGTTCCAATGCACAAG GTGAATTTTGACGCAAAGACAGAATATGATATGATTCAGAATTACAAAATTCTGCAGGAAGTGTTCAACAAGCTGAAAATTGATAAA CATATTGAAGTTAACAGGCTAGTTAAAGGTCGACCTTTGGACAACTTAGAGTTTCTACAATGGCTGAAACGATACTGCGATTCTGTGAATGGCGGCATTATGAATGA GAATTATAATCCTGTGGAGCGTAGGTGTAAGGGTGGAAAGGGTGGAAATTCTAAAATTCTGAAGAGCTCAAAATACCTACAAACAAGTGCTATCTATAATACTGGTTCAGGCGATATGCTGGGTCCCAATAGAATCTCTG TTCCCAAGCAATCAAAGTCAAGCAGAGGAGCAGGTGGGCCTAATTCTTCAGAAATTGAAGCATTGTCTAAGCag GTTACTGATCTCAATCTCTCGATGGATCTCTTGGAAAAAGAAAGAGACTTTTACTTTGCAAAACTAAGGGATATAGAAATTCTTTGTCAAGCTGCCGAAGTGGAGAATGATCCT ATGTCTGTAGCAATTAGGAAGATTTTGTATGCTACTGATACAAAGGAATCAGCACTAGATGAAGCCCAGGATTACCTTAACGAAAACTTCAATGCTGCTGACGATGAAGAGGAAGCTGAAGCTGCAGATGAAGAAGCTGCAGCTAAGGAAGAAACCAAAGCCTGA